Proteins encoded by one window of Scatophagus argus isolate fScaArg1 chromosome 4, fScaArg1.pri, whole genome shotgun sequence:
- the LOC124057518 gene encoding ral guanine nucleotide dissociation stimulator-like isoform X2 produces MVFFPGMQSEAHSVKSGQLVEMFDSSWRVRNIWDGVRLEVVEDRSPVVLHSFTQLDPDLPLLESSTQEIGEEAEDDAIFTITLRKVQLHQSASKGQRWLGVETDSALSLYETCKVRTIKAGTLERLVEYMVSAFRGKDSTYVTIFLCTYRSFATTKQVLDLLLNRYARLQNVPAATAHRSSQDDCTELRNTVSSILGAWLDQYSEDFWSPPNYDCLHQLLSYLHRHFPGSDLERRARNLLAHFHRRQQWEHIGCPFATQEESGFEDELPAFSFLSFDPIMVAEQFTLMDADLFKKVVPYHCLGGIWSQRDKKGKEHLAPTIRATVAQFNSVTNCVITTCLSNPTLKPNQRARLLERWIDVARECRILKNFSSLRAILSALQCNAIHRLKRTWEEVSRESFRTFRELSEIFSDDNNYSLSRELLVKEGTSKFATLEINPKRAQRRHQQQRDLGVMQGTIPYLGTFLTDLVMMDTAMKDYTEGGLINFEKRRKEFEVIAQIKLLQLASNNYSFTQDSHFREWFSGVEKLSEAESYNLSCEIEPLSESASNTLRAKKNGGIMKRWSDRQLTEAGCSSSAGSHSKSFDHSHYRPYQGGGGDSGDALSVTSVSSSGSDLEDVNASFLSDSPEGHERKTSTPSVKLTVSALGREAPASDTTSTFWECTSLSSLDTSGTGSSSGSASGSSSASSSSVSCSTPLSASRSHKRSVSAVSNYSTLSLPLYNQQVDDCCIIRVSLDVENGNMYKSILVTSQDKTPAVIRKAMIKHNLEREKTEDYELMQKISEDKELRIPDNANVFYAMNSTANYDFVLKKRGLARPVRAKNVASSTLPRMKQKGLKIAKGIF; encoded by the exons AGCTCGACGCAGGAGATCGGTGAGGAGGCTGAGGACGATGCCATCTTCACCATCACGCTGAGGAAGGTGCAGCTTCACCAGTCAGCCAGTAAGGGGCAGCGATGGCTGGGCGTGGAGACGGACTCGGCCCTTAGCCTCTATGAGACCTGCAAGGTGCGGACCATCAAGGCCGGCACACTGGAGAGGCTGGTGGAGTACATGGTGTCGGCGTTCAGGGGCAAAGACTCCACCTACGTCACCATCTTCCTCTGCACCTACCGCTCCTTTGCCACCACCAAGCAGGTGCTGGATCTCCTGCTCAACAG GTATGCCAGGCTCCAAAATGtccctgcagccacagcacacAGATCCTCCCAGGACGACTGCACGGAGCTGAGAAA CACTGTTTCATCCATCCTGGGTGCGTGGCTGGACCAGTACTCTGAGGACTTCTGGAGCCCTCCAAACTATGACTGTCTGCACCAGCTTCTGTCCTACCTTCACCGCCACTTCCCCGGCTCGGACCTGGAGCGCCGTGCACGCAACCTGCTGGCGCATTTCCACCGCCGACAGCAGT gGGAACACATCGGCTGCCCTTTTGCAACACAGGAAGAGAGTGGCTTTGAGGACGAGCTTCctgctttcagttttctgtcGTTTGACCCCATCATGGTGGCTGAGCAGTTCACACTCATGGACGCA gATTTGTTTAAGAAGGTGGTGCCCTACCACTGCCTGGGGGGGATTTGGTCTCAGCGGGATAAGAAGGGGAAGGAGCACCTTGCTCCCACCATCAGGGCCACCGTGGCCCAGTTCAACTCTGTCACCAACTGTGTCATCACCACCTGCCTGAGCAACCCGACGCTGAAGCCCAACCAGAGAGCCAGGCTGCTGGAGAGGTGGATAGACGTGGCTCGG GAGTGTCGAATCTTAAAGAACTTCTCCTCCTTGCGGGCCATCCTCTCTGCCCTGCAGTGCAACGCCATCCACCGCCTGAAGAGGACCTGGGAGGAAGTGTCACG AGAGAGTTTCCGCACTTTCCGCGAGCTGTCCGAGATCTTCTCAGACGACAACAACTACTCCCTCAGCCGAGAGCTGCTGGTGAAG GAGGGCACCTCCAAATTTGCCACTTTGGAAATCAACCCGAAACGTGCTCAGAGGagacatcagcagcagagagatctG GGAGTGATGCAAGGGACGATTCCCTATCTGGGCACCTTCCTGACGGACCTGGTGATGATGGACACAGCTATGAAGGATTACACTGAG ggtGGTCTGATCAACtttgagaagagaagaaag GAGTTTGAGGTGATTGCTCAGATCAAACTGCTCCAGCTGGCCTCCAACAACTACAGTTTCACTCAGGACAGCCACTTCAGAGAGTGGTTCTCAGGCGTGGAGAAACTCAGCGAAGCAGAGAG CTACAATCTGTCCTGTGAGATCGAGCCTCTGTCCGAGTCAGCCAGCAACACGCTCAGAGCCAAGAAGAACGGAGGAATCATGAAACGTTGGAGCGA CCGGCAGTTGACGGAAGCCGGTTGCAGCAGCTCCGCAGGCTCTCATTCCAAATCCTTCGACCACTCGCACTACAGACCGTACCAAGGAGGCGGGGGCGACAGTGGCGACGCCCTCAGTGTCACCTCTGTCAGCTCCAGTGGCTCAGACCTGGAGGACGTGAATGCCAGCTTCCTGTCCGATTCTCCAGAGGGACATGAGAGAAAG ACATCAACTCCTTCAGTGAAACTTACCGTCTCTGCTTTGGGGAGAGAAGCCCCAGCGTCGGATACAACATCAACG TTCTGGGAGTGTACGTCTCTGTCGTCTCTGGACACCTCggggacaggctccagctccGGTTCGGCCTCCGGCTCCAGCagcgcctcctcctcctccgtctcctgCTCCACCCCGCTGTCAGCCTCCCGCTCACACAAACGCTCGGTGTCCGCAGTGTCGAACTACTCGACTCTGTCGCTGCCGCTGTACAACCAACAGGTCGACGACTGCTGCATCATCAGGGTCAGCCTGGACGTGGAGAACGGCAACATGTACAAGAGCATCCTG GTGACGAGTCAAGACAAGACGCCAGCCGTCATCAGGAAGGCCATGATCAAACACAACCTGGAGCGCGAGAAGACCGAGGACTACGAACTGATGCAGAAAATCTCTGAGGACAAAG AGCTTCGGATCCCAGACAATGCCAATGTTTTTTATGCCATGAACTCCACTGCCAATTATGACTTTGTGCTGAAGAAGCGTGGCTTGGCCCGACCGGTGCGGGCCAAGAATGTGGCCAGTTCGACGCTGCCTCGCATGAAACAGAAGGGACTGAAAATCGCTAAGGGGATTTTCTGA
- the LOC124057518 gene encoding ral guanine nucleotide dissociation stimulator-like isoform X1: MVFFPGMQSEAHSVKSGQLVEMFDSSWRVRNIWDGVRLEVVEDRSPVVLHSFTQLDPDLPLLESSTQEIGEEAEDDAIFTITLRKVQLHQSASKGQRWLGVETDSALSLYETCKVRTIKAGTLERLVEYMVSAFRGKDSTYVTIFLCTYRSFATTKQVLDLLLNRYARLQNVPAATAHRSSQDDCTELRNTVSSILGAWLDQYSEDFWSPPNYDCLHQLLSYLHRHFPGSDLERRARNLLAHFHRRQQCEPDPDGEHIGCPFATQEESGFEDELPAFSFLSFDPIMVAEQFTLMDADLFKKVVPYHCLGGIWSQRDKKGKEHLAPTIRATVAQFNSVTNCVITTCLSNPTLKPNQRARLLERWIDVARECRILKNFSSLRAILSALQCNAIHRLKRTWEEVSRESFRTFRELSEIFSDDNNYSLSRELLVKEGTSKFATLEINPKRAQRRHQQQRDLGVMQGTIPYLGTFLTDLVMMDTAMKDYTEGGLINFEKRRKEFEVIAQIKLLQLASNNYSFTQDSHFREWFSGVEKLSEAESYNLSCEIEPLSESASNTLRAKKNGGIMKRWSDRQLTEAGCSSSAGSHSKSFDHSHYRPYQGGGGDSGDALSVTSVSSSGSDLEDVNASFLSDSPEGHERKTSTPSVKLTVSALGREAPASDTTSTFWECTSLSSLDTSGTGSSSGSASGSSSASSSSVSCSTPLSASRSHKRSVSAVSNYSTLSLPLYNQQVDDCCIIRVSLDVENGNMYKSILVTSQDKTPAVIRKAMIKHNLEREKTEDYELMQKISEDKELRIPDNANVFYAMNSTANYDFVLKKRGLARPVRAKNVASSTLPRMKQKGLKIAKGIF, translated from the exons AGCTCGACGCAGGAGATCGGTGAGGAGGCTGAGGACGATGCCATCTTCACCATCACGCTGAGGAAGGTGCAGCTTCACCAGTCAGCCAGTAAGGGGCAGCGATGGCTGGGCGTGGAGACGGACTCGGCCCTTAGCCTCTATGAGACCTGCAAGGTGCGGACCATCAAGGCCGGCACACTGGAGAGGCTGGTGGAGTACATGGTGTCGGCGTTCAGGGGCAAAGACTCCACCTACGTCACCATCTTCCTCTGCACCTACCGCTCCTTTGCCACCACCAAGCAGGTGCTGGATCTCCTGCTCAACAG GTATGCCAGGCTCCAAAATGtccctgcagccacagcacacAGATCCTCCCAGGACGACTGCACGGAGCTGAGAAA CACTGTTTCATCCATCCTGGGTGCGTGGCTGGACCAGTACTCTGAGGACTTCTGGAGCCCTCCAAACTATGACTGTCTGCACCAGCTTCTGTCCTACCTTCACCGCCACTTCCCCGGCTCGGACCTGGAGCGCCGTGCACGCAACCTGCTGGCGCATTTCCACCGCCGACAGCAGTGTGAGCCTGATCCTGATG gGGAACACATCGGCTGCCCTTTTGCAACACAGGAAGAGAGTGGCTTTGAGGACGAGCTTCctgctttcagttttctgtcGTTTGACCCCATCATGGTGGCTGAGCAGTTCACACTCATGGACGCA gATTTGTTTAAGAAGGTGGTGCCCTACCACTGCCTGGGGGGGATTTGGTCTCAGCGGGATAAGAAGGGGAAGGAGCACCTTGCTCCCACCATCAGGGCCACCGTGGCCCAGTTCAACTCTGTCACCAACTGTGTCATCACCACCTGCCTGAGCAACCCGACGCTGAAGCCCAACCAGAGAGCCAGGCTGCTGGAGAGGTGGATAGACGTGGCTCGG GAGTGTCGAATCTTAAAGAACTTCTCCTCCTTGCGGGCCATCCTCTCTGCCCTGCAGTGCAACGCCATCCACCGCCTGAAGAGGACCTGGGAGGAAGTGTCACG AGAGAGTTTCCGCACTTTCCGCGAGCTGTCCGAGATCTTCTCAGACGACAACAACTACTCCCTCAGCCGAGAGCTGCTGGTGAAG GAGGGCACCTCCAAATTTGCCACTTTGGAAATCAACCCGAAACGTGCTCAGAGGagacatcagcagcagagagatctG GGAGTGATGCAAGGGACGATTCCCTATCTGGGCACCTTCCTGACGGACCTGGTGATGATGGACACAGCTATGAAGGATTACACTGAG ggtGGTCTGATCAACtttgagaagagaagaaag GAGTTTGAGGTGATTGCTCAGATCAAACTGCTCCAGCTGGCCTCCAACAACTACAGTTTCACTCAGGACAGCCACTTCAGAGAGTGGTTCTCAGGCGTGGAGAAACTCAGCGAAGCAGAGAG CTACAATCTGTCCTGTGAGATCGAGCCTCTGTCCGAGTCAGCCAGCAACACGCTCAGAGCCAAGAAGAACGGAGGAATCATGAAACGTTGGAGCGA CCGGCAGTTGACGGAAGCCGGTTGCAGCAGCTCCGCAGGCTCTCATTCCAAATCCTTCGACCACTCGCACTACAGACCGTACCAAGGAGGCGGGGGCGACAGTGGCGACGCCCTCAGTGTCACCTCTGTCAGCTCCAGTGGCTCAGACCTGGAGGACGTGAATGCCAGCTTCCTGTCCGATTCTCCAGAGGGACATGAGAGAAAG ACATCAACTCCTTCAGTGAAACTTACCGTCTCTGCTTTGGGGAGAGAAGCCCCAGCGTCGGATACAACATCAACG TTCTGGGAGTGTACGTCTCTGTCGTCTCTGGACACCTCggggacaggctccagctccGGTTCGGCCTCCGGCTCCAGCagcgcctcctcctcctccgtctcctgCTCCACCCCGCTGTCAGCCTCCCGCTCACACAAACGCTCGGTGTCCGCAGTGTCGAACTACTCGACTCTGTCGCTGCCGCTGTACAACCAACAGGTCGACGACTGCTGCATCATCAGGGTCAGCCTGGACGTGGAGAACGGCAACATGTACAAGAGCATCCTG GTGACGAGTCAAGACAAGACGCCAGCCGTCATCAGGAAGGCCATGATCAAACACAACCTGGAGCGCGAGAAGACCGAGGACTACGAACTGATGCAGAAAATCTCTGAGGACAAAG AGCTTCGGATCCCAGACAATGCCAATGTTTTTTATGCCATGAACTCCACTGCCAATTATGACTTTGTGCTGAAGAAGCGTGGCTTGGCCCGACCGGTGCGGGCCAAGAATGTGGCCAGTTCGACGCTGCCTCGCATGAAACAGAAGGGACTGAAAATCGCTAAGGGGATTTTCTGA